Proteins encoded in a region of the Coprobacter tertius genome:
- a CDS encoding aconitate hydratase produces the protein MKFDINIIREVYSSFDKRVDKARKILNRPMTYAEKILYAHLHDNINIQSYQRGNDYVNFSPDRVAMQDATAQMALLQFMIAGKDQVAVPSSVHCDHLIRADINADADLKAALSTNKEVYDFLQTVSDKYGIGFWKPGAGIIHQVVLENYAFPGGMMVGTDSHTPNAGGLGMIAIGVGGADAVDVMTGIPWELKMPKLIGVKLTGKLNGWTSPKDVILRLAGILTVKGGTNAIIEYFGEGTSSLSATGKATICNMGAEVGATTSLFPYDSEMESYLKATGRSEVAEAAKKIADYLKADKEVYTVPEKYYDRIIEIDLSTLEPYINGPFTPDAAQPISEFAKIVKEKGYPRKMEVGLIGSCTNSSYQDMSRAASIARQAIKKGLKVKAEFIVNPGSEQIRYTTERDGIIDDFKAIGGTIMTNACGPCIGQWKRHTDDPEKRNSILTSFNRNFAKRADGNPNTHAFIASPEIVTALTIAGDLCFNPLTDSLINENGEAVLLEEPQGESLPIKGFEVENAGYLPPAGNGKNISIHIDPTSQRLQILTPFLPLSINDFSDMPLLLKVMGKCTTDHISMAGPWLRFRGHLENISENMLMGAINSFNNKTNSVLNQENGNYDTVSAVAKAYKNKGISTIVVAEENYGEGSSREHAALEPRFLNVKVILAKSFARIHETNLKKQGMLALTFANKNDYDKIKEDDRFTIKGLENFAPGKNLLIIIKHSNGTKETIEAIHTYNDLQIEWFKAGSALNYLSKLKK, from the coding sequence ATGAAGTTCGATATAAACATAATCCGTGAGGTATATTCCTCTTTCGACAAACGGGTTGATAAAGCCCGTAAGATTTTGAACCGACCGATGACATATGCCGAAAAAATACTTTATGCCCATTTACACGATAATATAAATATTCAGTCCTATCAGAGAGGAAACGACTATGTTAATTTTTCTCCCGACCGAGTGGCTATGCAAGATGCTACCGCACAAATGGCCCTTTTACAATTTATGATAGCGGGAAAAGATCAAGTGGCCGTACCCTCTTCGGTACATTGCGACCATCTGATACGTGCTGACATTAACGCCGACGCTGATTTAAAAGCAGCCTTATCGACCAATAAAGAGGTATACGATTTTCTTCAAACTGTTTCCGATAAATACGGAATCGGATTTTGGAAACCGGGGGCTGGAATTATACATCAGGTTGTACTCGAAAATTATGCATTTCCCGGCGGAATGATGGTAGGAACCGATTCACACACACCAAATGCAGGTGGACTCGGCATGATAGCCATAGGAGTGGGAGGTGCTGACGCTGTCGACGTAATGACAGGAATTCCGTGGGAACTAAAAATGCCTAAACTTATCGGCGTAAAACTTACTGGAAAGCTCAATGGTTGGACTTCCCCCAAAGATGTCATTCTGAGACTTGCAGGAATTCTTACCGTAAAAGGGGGTACTAATGCAATCATCGAATATTTCGGCGAAGGAACTTCTTCCCTTTCTGCTACTGGTAAAGCTACAATCTGCAATATGGGAGCCGAAGTAGGCGCCACGACCTCTCTCTTTCCTTACGACTCTGAGATGGAAAGCTACCTAAAAGCTACCGGAAGAAGTGAGGTTGCTGAAGCTGCGAAAAAGATTGCAGATTACCTGAAAGCGGATAAAGAAGTTTATACCGTCCCCGAAAAATACTATGACAGGATAATAGAAATCGACCTTTCGACTCTCGAACCTTACATCAACGGACCTTTTACTCCGGATGCCGCACAACCCATCTCGGAATTTGCTAAAATCGTAAAAGAAAAAGGATATCCTCGTAAAATGGAAGTAGGCCTCATCGGATCTTGTACGAATTCTTCTTATCAGGACATGAGCCGAGCTGCATCCATAGCCCGGCAGGCCATAAAAAAAGGATTAAAGGTAAAAGCCGAATTTATTGTCAACCCTGGTTCTGAACAAATACGATATACCACAGAACGCGATGGTATTATTGATGATTTTAAAGCGATCGGCGGAACAATCATGACAAATGCTTGCGGCCCGTGTATCGGTCAGTGGAAGCGCCATACCGACGATCCGGAAAAAAGAAACTCAATTCTTACTTCCTTTAACCGGAATTTTGCCAAAAGAGCCGATGGAAATCCCAACACCCATGCTTTTATTGCATCACCCGAAATAGTAACAGCATTGACCATCGCAGGCGACCTATGTTTCAACCCACTGACTGATTCCCTGATTAATGAAAATGGCGAAGCTGTACTGCTCGAGGAACCTCAAGGCGAATCTTTACCTATAAAAGGTTTTGAAGTCGAAAACGCAGGTTATTTACCACCAGCCGGGAATGGAAAAAATATAAGTATTCATATCGATCCGACATCTCAACGGTTACAGATTTTAACTCCTTTTCTACCCCTTTCCATAAATGACTTTTCCGACATGCCTCTATTACTGAAAGTTATGGGTAAATGTACGACCGATCATATATCGATGGCCGGCCCCTGGCTTCGTTTCAGAGGCCATCTCGAAAACATATCCGAAAATATGCTTATGGGTGCGATAAACAGTTTCAATAACAAAACCAATTCTGTATTAAATCAGGAAAACGGAAACTATGATACGGTATCGGCAGTTGCAAAAGCGTACAAGAATAAAGGGATATCAACGATCGTTGTTGCAGAAGAAAATTACGGTGAAGGATCGTCTCGTGAACATGCCGCTCTTGAGCCTCGATTCTTGAACGTAAAAGTTATTTTAGCAAAATCTTTTGCCAGAATTCATGAAACAAATCTGAAAAAACAAGGCATGCTGGCACTTACTTTCGCAAATAAAAACGATTATGACAAAATAAAAGAAGATGATCGTTTCACAATAAAAGGTCTCGAAAATTTTGCACCCGGCAAGAACCTTTTAATCATCATCAAACACAGTAATGGGACAAAAGAAACCATTGAAGCTATACATACTTACAATGATTTACAAATAGAGTGGTTTAAAGCTGGGAGCGCATTGAATTACTTATCTAAATTGAAAAAATAA
- the icd gene encoding NADP-dependent isocitrate dehydrogenase, with translation MAKLKTENGKLIVPDHITIPFIEGDGVGAEITPVAQEVINEAIKKAYNGQKRIEWKEVLAGEKAFEKYGEWLPDDTMTAFREYLVGIKGPLTTPVGGGIRSLNVALRQELDLFVCLRPVRWFKGVVSPVKEPQKVDMHIFRENTEDIYAGIEWMQGTPEAKKVLQFLQKEMNVIKIRFPHTSSFGIKPVSLEGSERLIRAAILYAIQHNLPSVTLVHKGNIMKFTEGGFKLWGYALAEREFGDRVFTMMQYDTIKKEKGEEYAEEALQKAKEKGLIIIKDVIADAFLQNTLLIPEEYSVIATLNLNGDYISDQLAAMVGGIGIAPGANINYVTGHAIFEATHGTAPNIAGKNKVNPCSLLLSGVMMLEYIGWQKAADMIIAAIEKTFGSHTATIDIARFMTNATALGTREFKDTLIKNLN, from the coding sequence ATGGCTAAACTAAAAACGGAAAACGGGAAATTAATCGTGCCCGACCATATAACGATCCCTTTTATAGAAGGAGACGGCGTAGGAGCAGAAATTACACCAGTCGCTCAAGAAGTCATTAACGAGGCCATTAAAAAAGCCTATAACGGACAAAAAAGGATAGAATGGAAAGAAGTTCTTGCCGGTGAAAAAGCATTCGAAAAATACGGAGAATGGCTACCCGATGATACAATGACGGCATTTAGGGAATATCTTGTCGGAATCAAAGGACCATTGACCACTCCGGTAGGTGGAGGAATAAGATCATTAAACGTCGCGTTACGCCAGGAACTCGATTTATTTGTATGCCTACGCCCAGTACGCTGGTTTAAAGGAGTAGTTTCTCCGGTTAAAGAGCCACAGAAAGTCGACATGCATATATTTCGTGAGAATACAGAAGATATTTATGCCGGTATCGAATGGATGCAAGGAACACCCGAAGCCAAAAAAGTATTGCAATTTTTACAAAAAGAAATGAATGTAATAAAAATAAGATTTCCGCACACATCTTCTTTCGGAATAAAACCGGTTTCACTTGAAGGAAGCGAGCGCTTAATACGTGCGGCAATACTTTACGCAATCCAACATAATTTACCTTCGGTAACCCTCGTACACAAAGGAAATATTATGAAATTTACCGAAGGAGGTTTTAAACTCTGGGGATACGCACTTGCTGAAAGAGAATTTGGTGACCGTGTATTCACTATGATGCAATATGATACGATAAAAAAAGAAAAAGGAGAAGAATACGCCGAAGAGGCTTTGCAGAAAGCAAAAGAAAAAGGACTAATCATTATAAAAGACGTAATTGCAGACGCATTTTTGCAAAATACATTATTAATTCCTGAAGAGTATTCTGTTATCGCCACTCTTAATCTGAACGGAGATTATATATCAGACCAACTTGCCGCAATGGTCGGAGGAATAGGTATTGCCCCGGGAGCCAATATAAATTACGTTACCGGACATGCTATATTTGAAGCCACTCACGGAACAGCACCCAACATCGCCGGCAAAAATAAAGTAAACCCCTGTTCTCTATTATTATCTGGCGTAATGATGCTCGAGTACATAGGGTGGCAAAAAGCGGCTGATATGATCATTGCTGCTATCGAAAAGACATTCGGTTCCCATACAGCAACAATAGACATTGCCCGTTTTATGACTAATGCAACAGCCTTGGGGACCCGTGAATTTAAAGATACTTTAATAAAGAATCTGAATTAA
- a CDS encoding citrate/2-methylcitrate synthase codes for MKDEYMVYKLSESIKTTSHIDNDLFIKHNVKRGLRNEDHSGVLVGLTKIGDVVGYERQENGLKAIPGKLVYRGININDLVNGIEKENRFGFEETAFLLLAGFLPDKEELEAFKRLINQAMPLEQKTTMNILDLEGHNIMNILARSVLEMYTFDPNPDDTSRDNLMRQSIDLIAKFPTIISYAYNILRHSQQGRSLHIRHPKENLSIAENFLFMLKGQYTPIEAKVLDLSLMLHADHGGGNNSTFTVRVTSSSGTDTYSSIAAGIGSLKGPLHGGANLRVIDMFHHLQGAIKNWNDKDEIDAYLMKILKKDAYNRTGKIYGIGHAVYTISDPRALLLKKWARELAKEKGLEKEFAFLELIEERAIETFMNFKGNLVKKRVCANVDFYSGFVYEMIGLPKEVYTPLFAMSRITGWTAHRIEELNFDSKRIIRPAYKNVSEKQPFIPLDKR; via the coding sequence ATGAAGGACGAATATATGGTATACAAACTTTCAGAATCTATAAAAACGACAAGTCATATAGATAACGACCTTTTTATTAAACATAATGTTAAAAGAGGACTCCGAAACGAAGATCATTCGGGTGTATTGGTAGGACTCACAAAGATCGGAGATGTCGTAGGATATGAACGCCAGGAAAACGGACTGAAAGCGATTCCAGGAAAACTCGTCTATCGCGGAATCAACATTAACGATTTGGTAAACGGAATCGAAAAAGAAAATCGCTTCGGCTTCGAAGAAACCGCTTTCCTGTTATTGGCCGGATTTTTGCCTGATAAAGAAGAACTCGAAGCATTTAAGCGACTTATTAATCAAGCCATGCCTCTCGAGCAAAAAACAACGATGAATATTCTCGATCTGGAAGGACATAACATTATGAATATTCTGGCTCGTAGCGTTTTGGAAATGTACACTTTCGATCCGAACCCAGACGATACATCCCGAGATAATCTTATGCGACAGTCCATCGATCTAATCGCCAAATTTCCTACAATTATTTCTTATGCCTATAATATTTTAAGACATAGCCAACAAGGCCGCTCATTGCACATAAGACATCCGAAAGAAAATCTCTCGATTGCAGAAAATTTCCTTTTCATGCTTAAAGGCCAATATACACCTATCGAAGCAAAAGTCCTCGATCTCTCCCTTATGTTGCATGCTGACCACGGAGGAGGAAATAACTCGACCTTTACAGTTAGGGTTACCAGTTCGTCGGGAACTGATACATATTCATCTATTGCCGCCGGCATAGGTTCCTTAAAAGGTCCGTTACACGGAGGAGCGAATTTACGAGTTATAGATATGTTCCATCACTTGCAAGGCGCTATAAAAAATTGGAACGATAAAGACGAAATAGATGCATATCTAATGAAAATTCTTAAAAAAGATGCCTATAACCGAACCGGGAAAATATATGGTATCGGACATGCAGTATATACGATTTCCGATCCGAGAGCACTTCTTTTGAAAAAATGGGCGCGTGAATTGGCTAAAGAAAAAGGACTTGAGAAAGAATTTGCCTTTCTTGAATTAATTGAAGAAAGAGCAATAGAAACTTTCATGAATTTCAAAGGCAATCTCGTTAAAAAAAGAGTATGCGCCAATGTCGATTTCTATTCCGGTTTTGTTTACGAAATGATAGGGCTTCCCAAAGAAGTTTATACCCCTCTTTTTGCCATGTCTCGTATCACCGGATGGACTGCTCACCGTATCGAAGAATTAAATTTCGACAGTAAAAGAATAATACGTCCCGCCTATAAAAATGTATCTGAGAAACAACCATTTATC